In a genomic window of Flavobacterium crassostreae:
- a CDS encoding glucosaminidase domain-containing protein, whose translation MFKKIILVLTLVTLMSCTATKSPIKTTKTAAASAKKPVTRNVRTHTSTRQTPSRSPQRTAQKNTHTEVIQSTSRTVVSNDVIGDYILQYKNIAMNNMKTYGIPASIILAQGILESGAGRGDLAQTANNHFGIKCHTGWTGDSVRHDDDASQECFRKYTEAAESFKDHSLFLTGRSRYSNLFSLDKDDFRSWAKGLRQAGYATDPRYPEKLISYIERYDLGQYDAFVLGNNYIPTENNTAIRINNSAMVYDPNAVYHEVQKGDTLYSISKKYQVPITALKQKNNLLENTISIGQKLIVN comes from the coding sequence ATGTTTAAAAAAATTATTCTTGTTTTAACCCTAGTGACTTTAATGAGTTGTACTGCAACAAAGTCACCAATAAAGACTACAAAAACAGCAGCTGCATCCGCAAAAAAACCAGTAACAAGGAATGTTAGAACCCATACTAGCACCAGACAAACGCCATCCAGAAGCCCACAGAGGACAGCTCAAAAAAACACCCATACAGAAGTCATTCAATCGACTTCTAGAACTGTTGTATCTAATGATGTTATAGGAGATTATATCTTGCAGTACAAAAACATTGCCATGAATAATATGAAAACGTACGGAATTCCGGCAAGTATAATTTTGGCGCAAGGTATTTTAGAATCGGGAGCCGGAAGGGGTGATTTAGCACAAACGGCTAACAATCATTTTGGGATAAAATGCCATACTGGTTGGACTGGAGATAGTGTAAGGCATGATGACGATGCAAGTCAAGAATGTTTTAGAAAATATACCGAAGCCGCAGAATCCTTCAAAGACCATTCGTTGTTTTTGACCGGAAGAAGCCGTTATTCTAATTTGTTTTCTTTAGATAAAGATGATTTTCGTTCTTGGGCCAAAGGGCTCAGGCAAGCCGGATATGCTACAGATCCGCGTTATCCAGAAAAATTAATATCGTATATAGAACGGTATGATTTAGGACAGTATGATGCTTTTGTGCTCGGGAATAATTACATTCCTACGGAGAACAACACAGCAATCAGAATTAACAACAGTGCTATGGTGTATGATCCAAATGCAGTGTATCATGAGGTGCAAAAAGGCGATACGCTGTATTCTATTTCTAAAAAATACCAAGTGCCAATTACGGCTCTAAAGCAAAAAAACAATCTTTTAGAAAATACGATTTCTATAGGGCAAAAACTCATTGTAAATTAA
- a CDS encoding 1-aminocyclopropane-1-carboxylate deaminase/D-cysteine desulfhydrase — MNQQITTSFPLGITVTVKREDLIHPYVSGNKFRKLKYNLLQAEKENKGCLLTFGGAFSNHIAAVAYAAQESGLQSIGIIRGDELRDKIAQNPTLVFAQACGMQLEFVSREAYRNKNSAEFIAQLQAKWGDFYLIPEGGTNALAVEGCQEILTQEDAAFDYICCAVGTGGTISGIINSSLPHQKVLGFPALKGAFLQDEICIFAKKNNWELIEEYHFGGYAKVNEALIHFINQFFKENNIPLDPIYTGKLFFGVIERIQNNYFPPESKILLIHTGGLQGIQGMNNTLKNKQLPLIESHV; from the coding sequence TTGAATCAACAAATAACCACCTCCTTTCCCTTGGGTATTACCGTAACGGTCAAACGCGAAGATTTAATTCATCCGTATGTTTCGGGCAATAAATTCCGAAAACTCAAGTATAATTTGCTGCAAGCCGAAAAAGAAAACAAAGGGTGTTTGCTTACCTTTGGCGGCGCTTTTTCTAACCACATTGCTGCTGTTGCCTATGCAGCTCAAGAGAGCGGCCTGCAAAGTATTGGTATTATTAGAGGAGATGAGTTGCGAGACAAGATAGCACAAAACCCTACCTTAGTGTTTGCTCAAGCTTGCGGTATGCAGCTAGAATTTGTTTCAAGAGAAGCATATCGAAATAAAAATTCTGCAGAGTTTATAGCCCAATTACAAGCCAAATGGGGCGATTTTTATCTTATTCCTGAAGGAGGCACCAATGCGTTGGCAGTAGAGGGGTGCCAAGAAATTTTGACACAAGAGGATGCCGCTTTTGATTATATCTGTTGCGCTGTAGGCACCGGAGGTACCATCTCTGGAATTATCAATAGTAGTTTGCCGCATCAAAAAGTTTTAGGATTTCCGGCTCTCAAAGGCGCGTTTTTACAGGATGAAATTTGTATTTTTGCAAAAAAAAACAATTGGGAATTAATTGAAGAATACCATTTTGGAGGGTATGCAAAGGTAAACGAAGCATTAATACATTTTATAAACCAATTTTTTAAAGAAAATAACATTCCGTTAGATCCCATTTATACCGGAAAGTTGTTTTTTGGCGTTATAGAAAGGATTCAAAACAACTATTTTCCGCCAGAATCCAAAATTTTATTAATTCATACCGGAGGATTACAAGGAATACAAGGAATGAACAATACATTAAAAAACAAACAATTACCCCTAATAGAGAGCCATGTTTAA
- a CDS encoding T9SS type A sorting domain-containing protein has product MKTNLPPSMYLLLPFLFVVSAASSQMFVSPNSSVYVSNQVVYIQQALELNAATSHFYLRKDGQLVQATPALSANQGLGSLSVYQEGSSDNYQYNYWCSPVGGNVATAGNSGFTITQLMDVASVTNSTPVTILASNNYDGTASPLAIAPYWIWKLPSTSSNWVFVGSSNTLQAGEGFTMKGTSGTNTNTVNGVQNNPGAKQRYDFRGKPNDGTIAIPVLLDQLVLTGNPYPSAIDLAAFLTDATNSTGIAYYWEQDKTNASHYIANYLGGYGTYSPMGGSGNGVYTPATFYSYDGYGNPVAATGMGAVYERKFAPIGQGFMIRGSADGVVEMKNSYRKYVKEAKANLSEFERNANANKTPKKNATDTAIADAITPQIRFNALLNNQGVRQIVLAFAPNATDGMDHAMDAAPAGLNVVADVCFVVADNELVVNALPFDLDKKIPLEFSNNMQANFKISVNQILNLDQLDAVYLHDKIADTYLDIKENFFEVVLPAGVNKTQFEITFKTDRVLAVNELAKQDFVMYQNNETKNITINNPLQKELVSCAVYDIVGKLVFSKTKLGADLNYTFSSSGWSDGIYIVQLETKDKIRSTQKISIHN; this is encoded by the coding sequence ATGAAAACAAATTTACCTCCTTCAATGTACCTGCTTTTACCATTTCTGTTTGTAGTTTCGGCGGCAAGTTCTCAAATGTTTGTTAGCCCAAATAGTAGCGTTTATGTTAGCAATCAAGTAGTTTATATCCAGCAAGCTTTAGAATTAAATGCGGCTACTAGCCATTTTTATTTAAGAAAAGATGGGCAATTAGTACAAGCCACTCCTGCCTTGAGTGCCAACCAAGGACTCGGAAGTCTATCGGTTTACCAAGAGGGTAGTAGTGATAATTACCAATATAATTACTGGTGCTCTCCTGTAGGAGGCAATGTGGCTACGGCAGGAAATTCTGGCTTTACAATTACCCAATTAATGGATGTGGCTTCTGTAACAAACAGTACTCCGGTGACTATTTTGGCTTCTAATAACTATGACGGAACTGCTTCGCCGTTAGCAATAGCACCTTACTGGATTTGGAAACTCCCTTCAACAAGTTCCAATTGGGTATTTGTAGGTTCTAGCAATACGCTACAAGCGGGCGAAGGATTTACCATGAAAGGAACCTCAGGTACCAATACCAACACCGTTAATGGGGTACAAAACAATCCTGGTGCCAAACAACGGTATGACTTTAGAGGAAAACCCAATGATGGAACCATAGCTATTCCTGTTTTGTTGGATCAACTGGTCCTTACCGGAAACCCATATCCCTCAGCAATTGATTTGGCAGCATTTTTAACGGATGCTACTAATTCAACAGGTATTGCCTACTACTGGGAGCAAGATAAAACCAATGCATCTCATTATATTGCTAATTATTTGGGGGGCTACGGTACTTATTCTCCCATGGGAGGTTCGGGTAACGGTGTCTACACACCTGCTACTTTTTATTCTTATGATGGGTATGGAAATCCTGTTGCTGCAACTGGTATGGGAGCTGTTTATGAAAGAAAATTTGCCCCAATTGGACAAGGCTTTATGATCCGAGGTAGTGCTGATGGTGTGGTAGAAATGAAAAATAGTTACCGAAAGTATGTAAAGGAGGCCAAAGCCAATCTGTCTGAATTTGAAAGAAATGCCAACGCAAACAAAACCCCAAAAAAGAATGCTACAGATACCGCCATCGCCGATGCGATAACACCACAAATCCGGTTTAATGCTTTGCTAAACAACCAAGGAGTGCGTCAAATAGTACTCGCATTTGCGCCAAATGCTACCGACGGTATGGACCATGCCATGGATGCAGCGCCAGCAGGTTTAAATGTGGTGGCAGATGTTTGTTTTGTAGTAGCCGATAATGAGCTAGTAGTTAATGCACTACCGTTTGATTTAGACAAAAAAATTCCGCTGGAGTTTTCTAACAATATGCAGGCCAATTTTAAAATTAGCGTAAATCAAATTCTTAACCTAGACCAACTAGATGCGGTTTATTTGCATGATAAAATAGCCGATACGTATTTGGATATTAAAGAGAATTTTTTTGAGGTGGTATTGCCCGCAGGTGTAAATAAAACCCAGTTTGAAATTACCTTCAAGACGGATCGGGTTTTAGCGGTGAATGAGCTTGCAAAACAAGATTTTGTAATGTATCAAAACAACGAAACTAAAAACATTACGATTAATAATCCGCTTCAAAAAGAACTTGTTTCTTGCGCGGTATATGATATTGTAGGAAAACTTGTTTTTAGTAAAACCAAATTGGGAGCGGATTTAAACTATACTTTTTCTAGCTCAGGATGGAGTGATGGGATTTATATTGTTCAGTTGGAAACCAAAGATAAAATCCGTAGCACTCAAAAAATTAGTATCCATAATTAA
- a CDS encoding DUF5522 domain-containing protein: protein MPEPENQNKVTQGEDFYYTPEGYKCFTEKYHLKRGYCCKNGCRHCPYGYDKKTGDFKK from the coding sequence ATGCCAGAACCAGAGAATCAAAACAAAGTAACCCAAGGAGAGGATTTTTACTACACGCCCGAAGGCTACAAATGTTTTACAGAAAAATACCATTTAAAAAGAGGGTATTGTTGCAAGAATGGTTGCCGTCATTGTCCGTATGGATATGATAAAAAAACCGGGGATTTTAAAAAATAA
- a CDS encoding urocanate hydratase, producing the protein MNPKSNSIPNTTFSDTDKALFKEQIQQGIPAILPQPKPFESNINHAPKRKEILSADEKKLALRNALRYFDPKDHAELLPEFRAELNNYGRIYMYRLRPDYQMRARPIDEYPGQCQQAKAIMLMIQNNLDYAVAQHPHELITYGGNGAVFQNWAQYLLTMQYLSQMTEDQTLTMYSGHPMGLFPSHKEAPRVVVTNGMVIPNYSQPDDLEKMNALGVSQYGQMTAGSYMYIGPQGIVHGTTITVLNGFRKIKKTPQGSLFVTSGLGGMSGAQPKAGNIAGCITICAEVNPKMTHIRQSQGWINEVIENLDQLVSRVTLAKANNEVVSLAYLGNVVDVWEKLDQENIHIDLGSDQTSLHNPWAGGYYPVGISFEEANTMMAQNPELFKQKVQESLRRHTDAINKHTAKGTYFFDYGNAFLLEASRAGAAIMAKNAVDFKYPSYVQDIMGPMCFDYGFGPFRWVCASGKPEDLQKTDTLACAVLEEMAKTAPTEIQQQMQDNITWIKGAQANQLVVGSQARILYADAQGRVKIAEAFNQAIAKGHIGPVILGRDHHDVSGTDSPYRETANIYDGSRYTADMAIQNVIGDSFRGATWVSIHNGGGVGWGEVINGGFGMVLDGSKEASKRLASMLFWDVNNGISRRSWARNEGAIFAIKRAMENEPLLKVTLPNSVADALLDF; encoded by the coding sequence ATGAATCCGAAATCTAATTCCATCCCAAACACTACTTTTTCAGACACCGACAAAGCCCTTTTTAAAGAACAAATCCAGCAGGGCATTCCGGCAATATTGCCACAACCAAAACCCTTTGAGTCCAACATAAATCATGCACCCAAACGAAAAGAAATTTTGAGTGCGGACGAAAAAAAACTAGCCCTACGCAATGCCCTACGCTATTTTGACCCCAAAGACCATGCGGAGTTGTTGCCCGAATTTAGAGCGGAGCTAAACAACTATGGCCGTATTTATATGTACCGCCTTCGTCCGGATTACCAAATGCGAGCCCGCCCCATAGACGAATATCCAGGCCAATGCCAGCAAGCCAAAGCCATTATGCTAATGATACAAAACAATTTGGACTATGCCGTAGCCCAGCATCCGCATGAGTTAATTACTTATGGAGGTAATGGTGCCGTGTTTCAAAACTGGGCACAATACCTTCTGACCATGCAGTACCTCAGCCAAATGACCGAAGACCAAACCCTGACCATGTATTCGGGACATCCAATGGGATTATTCCCTTCGCATAAAGAAGCACCAAGAGTAGTGGTTACCAACGGAATGGTTATTCCGAATTATTCCCAACCAGATGATTTAGAAAAAATGAATGCCTTGGGCGTATCCCAATACGGACAAATGACTGCCGGAAGTTATATGTACATTGGACCACAAGGCATCGTACACGGAACTACAATTACGGTTCTAAATGGTTTTAGAAAAATCAAAAAAACACCCCAAGGCAGTTTGTTTGTGACCTCTGGATTAGGCGGCATGAGTGGCGCACAACCCAAAGCTGGAAATATTGCGGGATGCATCACCATTTGCGCCGAGGTAAATCCCAAAATGACACACATTCGTCAGAGTCAAGGTTGGATTAACGAAGTTATTGAAAACTTAGACCAATTGGTTAGCAGAGTTACTTTGGCCAAAGCCAATAACGAAGTGGTATCTCTTGCTTATCTTGGCAATGTGGTAGATGTCTGGGAAAAACTAGACCAAGAAAACATCCATATAGACCTAGGAAGCGACCAAACCTCACTACATAACCCTTGGGCTGGCGGCTATTATCCGGTAGGTATTAGTTTTGAAGAAGCCAATACCATGATGGCTCAAAATCCTGAGTTGTTCAAACAAAAAGTACAAGAAAGCCTACGCCGTCATACGGATGCCATTAATAAACACACCGCCAAAGGAACCTATTTCTTTGACTACGGAAATGCTTTTTTGCTAGAAGCTTCGCGCGCTGGTGCCGCTATTATGGCCAAAAACGCTGTCGATTTTAAATACCCAAGCTACGTGCAAGACATCATGGGGCCTATGTGTTTTGACTATGGATTTGGTCCTTTTAGATGGGTTTGTGCCTCCGGAAAACCAGAGGATTTACAAAAAACAGATACTCTAGCTTGTGCCGTTCTAGAAGAAATGGCCAAAACAGCCCCTACCGAAATTCAGCAGCAAATGCAGGACAACATCACCTGGATCAAAGGCGCACAGGCCAACCAACTAGTGGTAGGTTCACAGGCCCGAATATTATATGCTGATGCCCAAGGACGCGTAAAAATTGCCGAAGCATTCAATCAGGCTATAGCCAAAGGACACATAGGCCCAGTTATATTAGGCCGAGACCACCATGATGTATCCGGAACAGACTCCCCATACAGAGAAACTGCCAACATCTATGACGGCTCGCGATACACTGCAGATATGGCAATACAAAATGTAATTGGAGATAGTTTTCGAGGCGCCACTTGGGTATCTATCCACAATGGCGGTGGCGTAGGCTGGGGAGAAGTAATTAACGGCGGATTTGGTATGGTTCTTGATGGATCTAAAGAAGCATCAAAACGCTTAGCATCAATGCTTTTCTGGGATGTCAACAACGGTATTTCAAGAAGAAGTTGGGCCCGAAATGAAGGAGCTATTTTTGCTATAAAAAGAGCCATGGAAAACGAACCTTTATTAAAAGTAACCTTGCCAAATAGTGTTGCAGATGCTTTATTAGATTTCTAA
- a CDS encoding DUF4136 domain-containing protein: MKAIKLFSLVFILLLGSCSSIRVNADYDTQADFSKYKTYAFHKKGIDKVPISEFDKKRILRAIDQELSKKGMTKSENPDLLINILTKEREKLEVSQFNATWGYGWGFGWNPYLWGGRNYVSSSTEGTLYIDLIDAQKQELVWEGEGVGYLTENRANKEAIITDFVTKILAQYPPLPSKK; the protein is encoded by the coding sequence ATGAAAGCAATCAAACTTTTTTCGTTAGTATTTATTTTGCTACTAGGATCTTGCAGCAGCATTAGAGTAAATGCAGACTATGATACTCAGGCAGATTTTAGTAAATACAAAACCTATGCCTTCCATAAAAAAGGTATAGACAAAGTGCCCATTTCAGAATTTGACAAAAAAAGAATTCTGCGTGCCATTGATCAAGAACTCAGCAAAAAAGGAATGACAAAAAGTGAAAATCCAGATTTATTAATAAACATCCTTACCAAAGAAAGAGAAAAACTAGAAGTAAGCCAATTTAACGCCACTTGGGGATATGGATGGGGATTTGGATGGAATCCTTACCTATGGGGAGGCCGCAATTACGTAAGTTCCTCGACCGAAGGCACGCTATACATTGACCTAATTGACGCCCAAAAACAAGAATTAGTCTGGGAAGGAGAAGGCGTGGGCTATTTAACCGAAAACAGAGCCAACAAAGAAGCCATAATTACCGATTTTGTAACCAAAATTCTAGCACAATACCCGCCTTTGCCCTCAAAAAAATAG
- the ilvA gene encoding threonine ammonia-lyase IlvA, which translates to MTIFKEVEKAKKQLEGVVTPTPLTINLNLSEEFEATILLKREDLQIVRSYKIRGAYNKMSSLTTAEKSHGVVCASAGNHAQGVAYSCNLLQIQGKIYMPKTTPKQKIKQVKLFGKSFVEIVLTGDTFDDAYLTAIADATQNNKTFVHPFDDAKVIAGQGTVGLEILESFSEPIDYVFVPIGGGGLASGLSEVFQHLSPNTKIIGVEPLGAPSMKTAIAQGKNTPLETIDKFVDGAAVKQVGDLTFKICQKNLTDIILVPEGKVCTTILRLYNEEALVVEPAGALTIAALDFYKDQIKGKNVVCVVSGSNNDIERTAEIKERSLLYEGLMHYFMIQFPQRPGALKEFVSDILGPDDDITYFQFTRKTSREVGPAIVGLELKNQEDILSIKNKMTTKGFEYQYLNDKQDLFTQLIG; encoded by the coding sequence ATGACTATATTTAAAGAAGTTGAAAAAGCAAAAAAACAATTAGAAGGAGTTGTAACCCCAACGCCTTTGACAATAAACCTAAATCTTTCGGAAGAGTTTGAAGCAACTATTTTATTAAAAAGAGAAGATTTACAAATTGTTCGTTCTTACAAAATAAGAGGTGCCTACAACAAAATGAGTTCTTTAACCACTGCCGAAAAAAGCCACGGCGTAGTTTGTGCCAGTGCCGGAAATCACGCACAAGGAGTTGCCTACTCTTGTAATTTACTGCAAATACAAGGCAAAATTTACATGCCCAAGACTACCCCAAAACAAAAAATAAAACAAGTAAAACTCTTTGGTAAATCTTTTGTAGAAATTGTACTAACAGGAGACACCTTTGATGATGCATACCTCACAGCAATTGCAGATGCCACCCAAAACAACAAAACATTTGTACACCCCTTTGATGACGCCAAGGTAATAGCAGGACAAGGCACCGTAGGTTTGGAGATTTTAGAATCTTTTTCAGAGCCCATAGACTATGTTTTTGTACCCATAGGCGGGGGCGGATTAGCCTCTGGACTCTCTGAGGTTTTCCAACATTTGAGCCCCAACACCAAAATTATAGGTGTAGAACCCCTAGGCGCACCCTCTATGAAAACAGCTATTGCTCAAGGCAAAAACACCCCCTTAGAAACCATTGACAAATTTGTAGATGGAGCTGCAGTAAAACAAGTTGGAGACCTCACCTTCAAAATATGCCAAAAAAACCTAACCGATATTATCCTAGTTCCAGAAGGAAAGGTCTGCACCACCATTTTGCGTTTGTATAACGAAGAAGCCTTGGTAGTAGAACCCGCAGGCGCCCTAACCATTGCCGCTTTGGATTTTTATAAAGACCAAATAAAAGGCAAAAACGTGGTTTGTGTAGTCAGCGGAAGCAACAACGATATTGAACGAACTGCCGAAATCAAAGAACGCTCTTTGCTCTACGAAGGCTTAATGCACTATTTTATGATTCAGTTCCCGCAGCGTCCAGGTGCCCTAAAAGAATTTGTAAGTGACATCCTAGGTCCAGATGATGACATTACCTATTTTCAATTTACGCGCAAAACCAGCAGAGAAGTAGGCCCCGCCATTGTAGGTCTAGAACTAAAAAACCAAGAAGATATTTTATCCATCAAAAACAAAATGACAACCAAGGGATTTGAATACCAATACCTCAATGACAAACAAGACTTATTCACCCAACTAATTGGTTAA
- a CDS encoding group III truncated hemoglobin, giving the protein MTNRTDITTLEDIKLLVDQFYARVQKDPFIGPIFQQKIANHWPDHLEKMYRFWQTILLETHTYSGSPFPPHKHLPIDHEHFERWMHLFTQTVDHLFAGTIAEEAKFRAKNMAEMFHHKITYFRDNAQ; this is encoded by the coding sequence ATGACTAATCGTACCGACATAACCACCCTCGAAGACATTAAATTATTAGTAGACCAATTTTATGCACGGGTTCAAAAAGACCCTTTTATAGGCCCCATATTCCAACAAAAGATAGCAAACCACTGGCCAGACCATCTAGAAAAAATGTACCGTTTTTGGCAAACCATCCTATTAGAAACCCACACCTACTCCGGCAGCCCCTTTCCGCCACACAAACACCTGCCTATAGACCACGAACATTTTGAGCGCTGGATGCATTTATTTACCCAAACAGTAGACCATTTGTTTGCAGGAACCATTGCCGAAGAAGCCAAATTCCGAGCCAAAAACATGGCCGAGATGTTCCATCACAAAATAACTTATTTTAGAGATAACGCCCAATAA
- a CDS encoding aromatic amino acid hydroxylase yields MNATFENNLLLDRLPKHLKQFIKPQDYNNYTPINQAVWRYVMRKNVAYLSQVAHRSYLEGLQKTGIEVDTIPSMYGMNRILTEIGWAAVAVDGFIPPNAFMEFQAYNVLVIASDIRQLEHIEYTPAPDIIHEGAGHAPIIANPEYAEYLRRFGQIGCKAISSSKDYEMYEAIRLLSIVKEAEGTPQATIDAAEKAVEDLQNNMGELSEMAQIRNLHWWTVEYGLIGTIKNPKIYGAGLLSSIAESAYCMTEKVTKIPYDITAAYQNFDITKLQPQLYVTPSFAYLNLILEEFANKMALRTGGLSGIEKLLNSAALGTIELSTGLQISGVFSKVIAHQGNPIYVQTTGKTALAYREKELVGHGALTHPDGFGSPIGKLRGINLAIEDMSPKDLEAYSILESETVKLEFEGGITVEGQIVTGSRNLPGEIVLIRFKNCTVTHGETVLFQPEWGVYDMAVGKKVVSAFSGPADASSLDWITPLPLSSTIKAQPTAERDDLEVLYQSVRSIRNAKDTTACLVIIFEDLKQNHPKDWLLMVEIAELLNDRQDVVFLSEVLAHLEQLKTNRPEIAHLITGGLELIFNNNTNA; encoded by the coding sequence ATGAACGCAACTTTTGAAAACAATCTCTTATTGGACCGATTGCCTAAGCATTTAAAGCAATTTATCAAACCTCAGGATTATAACAACTATACTCCTATAAATCAGGCAGTTTGGCGTTATGTTATGCGCAAAAATGTGGCATACTTATCTCAGGTGGCGCATCGTTCTTACTTAGAGGGGCTGCAAAAAACGGGTATTGAGGTAGATACCATACCTAGCATGTATGGCATGAACCGTATTTTGACCGAAATAGGTTGGGCTGCTGTTGCGGTAGATGGGTTTATACCGCCCAATGCGTTTATGGAGTTTCAGGCATACAATGTTTTGGTGATTGCATCGGATATTCGGCAGCTGGAACATATTGAATACACACCGGCTCCGGATATAATTCATGAAGGTGCTGGGCATGCGCCTATAATTGCAAATCCAGAATATGCAGAATATTTGCGTCGTTTTGGCCAAATTGGTTGCAAGGCTATTTCGTCTAGCAAAGATTATGAGATGTATGAGGCGATCCGGCTGTTGTCTATTGTTAAAGAAGCTGAAGGAACGCCACAAGCTACTATTGATGCGGCCGAAAAGGCGGTGGAAGACCTACAGAACAATATGGGTGAATTGTCCGAAATGGCACAAATACGTAACCTGCACTGGTGGACGGTGGAATATGGTTTGATTGGAACTATAAAAAACCCTAAGATTTATGGCGCTGGCTTGTTGTCTTCTATTGCCGAGAGTGCCTATTGTATGACTGAAAAAGTGACTAAAATTCCGTATGATATAACTGCTGCATACCAAAATTTTGATATTACAAAATTGCAACCGCAGCTGTATGTCACTCCTAGTTTTGCGTATCTGAATTTGATTTTAGAGGAGTTTGCCAACAAAATGGCATTGCGCACCGGTGGCTTGTCTGGCATTGAAAAGCTCCTGAACTCTGCTGCCTTGGGTACCATTGAGTTGAGCACGGGCTTGCAAATTTCTGGTGTTTTTAGTAAGGTGATTGCCCACCAAGGCAATCCTATTTATGTACAAACTACCGGAAAGACCGCTCTGGCTTATCGAGAAAAAGAATTGGTTGGGCATGGTGCTTTGACCCATCCGGATGGCTTTGGTAGCCCTATAGGAAAGTTACGAGGCATCAATTTGGCTATTGAAGATATGAGCCCTAAAGATTTGGAGGCCTATTCTATCTTAGAATCGGAAACGGTTAAATTGGAGTTTGAAGGCGGTATTACCGTCGAGGGACAAATTGTTACGGGTTCTAGAAACTTGCCAGGAGAGATTGTCTTAATCCGTTTTAAAAATTGTACGGTGACGCATGGCGAAACGGTTTTGTTTCAACCAGAATGGGGCGTTTATGATATGGCAGTGGGCAAAAAAGTAGTTTCGGCTTTCTCGGGACCTGCGGATGCCAGTAGTTTGGATTGGATCACACCGCTTCCGTTGAGTAGCACCATTAAAGCGCAACCAACTGCAGAACGGGATGATTTGGAGGTTTTGTACCAATCGGTGCGAAGCATCCGAAACGCTAAAGACACTACGGCTTGTTTGGTTATTATTTTTGAAGATTTAAAACAAAACCATCCCAAAGATTGGTTGCTTATGGTAGAAATTGCGGAGCTCCTGAATGACCGACAGGATGTGGTTTTTCTATCGGAAGTTTTGGCCCATTTGGAACAATTAAAAACAAACAGACCCGAGATTGCACACTTAATAACTGGTGGTTTGGAATTAATTTTCAACAACAACACCAATGCGTAA
- a CDS encoding DUF4230 domain-containing protein produces the protein MIKKIVLFVSLLALVVLGFRFCDFKKEADTTTIDSAGLIQQQILNVGKLIVTEGHFSEVITYKNQEKYLMGMVSFDKKALIVVNADVTVAYDLHKMKYDIDPINKIISIVSIPKEEIKISPDIQFYDVEQSKLNPFTGDDYNKINKSVKANLTQKIQKSTLKSNAQNRLISELSKLLLTTTNLGWTLKYQGNVIANDKALDQQIKL, from the coding sequence ATGATAAAAAAAATCGTTCTTTTTGTAAGTTTACTAGCACTAGTAGTGCTGGGGTTTAGGTTTTGTGATTTCAAAAAAGAAGCTGACACCACCACCATAGATAGTGCGGGTTTGATACAACAGCAAATTCTAAACGTGGGCAAATTAATTGTAACCGAAGGACATTTCTCAGAAGTGATCACCTACAAAAATCAAGAAAAATACTTGATGGGAATGGTTTCTTTTGACAAAAAAGCATTAATTGTTGTCAATGCCGATGTAACCGTAGCCTATGATTTACATAAAATGAAATACGACATAGACCCCATAAACAAAATCATATCCATTGTTTCTATCCCAAAAGAAGAAATAAAAATTAGTCCAGATATACAATTTTATGACGTAGAACAAAGCAAACTAAATCCTTTTACAGGAGATGATTACAATAAAATAAACAAATCCGTAAAGGCAAATCTTACTCAAAAAATACAAAAATCTACCCTAAAGAGTAATGCTCAAAACAGATTAATAAGTGAATTATCCAAACTATTACTTACCACCACTAATTTAGGTTGGACCTTAAAATACCAAGGCAATGTAATTGCAAATGATAAAGCCCTAGACCAACAAATTAAACTATAA